In Haloplasma contractile SSD-17B, the genomic stretch TCTCCAGGTGTCATCATAGTCAATAAACAAAAAATTACGGACTACCCGGTTTATCCAAGTGCTACATCTAGTGTCATCATTATAGCAAATCCAATCATGACGCGGTTGGTAGCACTATCACTTCGTTTTCCTGCATGAGCTTCAGGTATTAACTCCCAAGCCACAACATAAATCATCGCATAA encodes the following:
- a CDS encoding GufA protein, with protein sequence MIYVVAWELIPEAHAGKRSDSATNRVMIGFAIMMTLDVALG